The proteins below come from a single Eucalyptus grandis isolate ANBG69807.140 chromosome 3, ASM1654582v1, whole genome shotgun sequence genomic window:
- the LOC104419859 gene encoding MADS-box transcription factor 23-like isoform X2, with product MVKGKIAIRRITCSKSRQVTFFKRRTGLLKKAKELSILCDAEIGVIIFSCTGKLYEYASTSINSVIERYNKTKRDNQQQHVTAAEIQFLKKETESTMQQLRCLQKYNRQLMGEELSKLSLEDLKNLENVLEMGLKNVRSRKADDVEQENVELRKKLRVLSQDHREIKGEFAAETSSSKEMSKSSDQAMPDKDDIPERIHLQLSLQPKAPSLDAHETEIK from the exons ATGGTGAAGGGGAAGATCGCAATCCGAAGGATTACTTGCTCGAAGAGCAGGCAAGTGACTTTCTTCAAGAGAAGGACTGGGCTACTGAAGAAGGCAAAGGAGCTCTCGATTCTTTGCGACGCTGAGATTGGTGTCATCATCTTCTCCTGCACTGGCAAGCTTTACGAGTACGCAAGCACCAg CATTAATTCAGTTATCGAGCGTTATAACAAAACGAAGCGAGACAACCAGCAACAACATGTGACTGCCGCGGAGATCCAG tttttgaaaaaggagaCGGAGAGCACGATGCAACAGCTGAGGTGTCTGCAGAAATACAACAG GCAACTGATGGGAGAAGAGCTTTCGAAACTAAGTTTGGAGGACTTGAAAAACTTGGAAAATGTGTTAGAGATGGGTTTGAAGAATGTCCGCTCGAGGAAG GCTGATGACGTTGAACAAGAAAATGTAGAATTGCGGAAGAAGTTGAGAGTCTTAAGTCAAGATCACAGAGAAATTAAGGGGGAG TTTGCTGCAGAAACTAGTTCGAGTAAAGAAATGAGCAAGAGTAGCGATCAAGCAATGCCGGATAAAGATGATATACCTGAACGCATCCATCTCCAACTAAGCTTGCAACCAAAAGCCCCATCTTTGGATGCGCATGAAACCGAAATTAAATAA
- the LOC104419859 gene encoding MADS-box transcription factor 23-like isoform X1, with product MVKGKIAIRRITCSKSRQVTFFKRRTGLLKKAKELSILCDAEIGVIIFSCTGKLYEYASTSINSVIERYNKTKRDNQQQHVTAAEIQFLKKETESTMQQLRCLQKYNRQLMGEELSKLSLEDLKNLENVLEMGLKNVRSRKDQTFMEEMRELKRKADDVEQENVELRKKLRVLSQDHREIKGEFAAETSSSKEMSKSSDQAMPDKDDIPERIHLQLSLQPKAPSLDAHETEIK from the exons ATGGTGAAGGGGAAGATCGCAATCCGAAGGATTACTTGCTCGAAGAGCAGGCAAGTGACTTTCTTCAAGAGAAGGACTGGGCTACTGAAGAAGGCAAAGGAGCTCTCGATTCTTTGCGACGCTGAGATTGGTGTCATCATCTTCTCCTGCACTGGCAAGCTTTACGAGTACGCAAGCACCAg CATTAATTCAGTTATCGAGCGTTATAACAAAACGAAGCGAGACAACCAGCAACAACATGTGACTGCCGCGGAGATCCAG tttttgaaaaaggagaCGGAGAGCACGATGCAACAGCTGAGGTGTCTGCAGAAATACAACAG GCAACTGATGGGAGAAGAGCTTTCGAAACTAAGTTTGGAGGACTTGAAAAACTTGGAAAATGTGTTAGAGATGGGTTTGAAGAATGTCCGCTCGAGGAAG GACCAGACTTTCATGGAAGAAATGAGGGAGCTAAAGAGAAAG GCTGATGACGTTGAACAAGAAAATGTAGAATTGCGGAAGAAGTTGAGAGTCTTAAGTCAAGATCACAGAGAAATTAAGGGGGAG TTTGCTGCAGAAACTAGTTCGAGTAAAGAAATGAGCAAGAGTAGCGATCAAGCAATGCCGGATAAAGATGATATACCTGAACGCATCCATCTCCAACTAAGCTTGCAACCAAAAGCCCCATCTTTGGATGCGCATGAAACCGAAATTAAATAA